From a single Osmerus mordax isolate fOsmMor3 chromosome 6, fOsmMor3.pri, whole genome shotgun sequence genomic region:
- the csf3r gene encoding granulocyte colony-stimulating factor receptor, with protein sequence MVSAWVVAILLAFVKGMRNVNTSLCSEVQTSTPVVATGSHVTAWCVISNDCPLAEGQDVHVQWHLGQHLLPSSPATANESGSISRVFISNFTDTRAFLTCCVLVGQSCQKVGGVEIKSGFSPSVPQNLSCVTNLTTPSTLTCSWDPGKNTQLPTQYTLHTEISDLPKSERKKTYEIPLGVHHFTIQRGDFVLFSDMEIFVRAVNALGQATSKHLLLEPVASAKFDPPNIVAIQSEPNSNGCLKFCWSLSDQLLWVPETGLNLEVLLKPADKERWNEKMLPASTSVIPVTPVMHGTPIKVCRLLHGKEYLARLRVRYNQSPWSEWSHSHVGVTQEKAPTGRLNFWTKVSWEQSKKNLTVCLLWKPSNQFRANSKNVSYIVSFLRARGERIQVCSTSASRCTFQLPREIRRVFLSAVNAAGRSIPTEVPVILNRALPAVSDVSVISHGDASLMVEWAKVSPSDITGYVVEWRPLCENDPPPIFFDWNDRNQSSFVISQGIEPYRPYGISVYATYKHEIGISRTIEAYSRQKAPSEAPILRIRKNWHPQIELTWDEVPLSKRNGIIHSYKIFYWKKQGNVNVVNGDLTQRTAVLNEISSTSFLEAFIMVSTYGGSFNGTTVQFVKPETIDALEVVMAVIVVCVGVSLFVICTALICLTKQKRLKTCFWPMIPDPANSSIKMWTTSEEIQDTSPIQELPSVCLSNLSFIDIPNKILEEGGVQFKDDPWLDYGSGNDTSDLGESICGSPLSPGYSGSQQESVIYGTVIFVGPYASQPASTPACQPASQPASQPAAQREAQSPKYLRSESTQPLLYEEEPDSPKPFLDTHIFNHGLPSEEMAFRECQDGAQGQGGVGFLWEDFPLLRALTMNDAENDI encoded by the exons ATGGTATCGGCCTGGGTTGTCGCTATACTCCTGGCATTTGTGAAAGGAATGAGAAATG TCAACACGTCACTGTGTAGTGAGGTGCAGACTTCCACCCCTGTGGTGGCTACAGGGTCACACGTAACAGCCTGGTGTGTCATCAGCAATGACTGTCCTCTGGCTGAAGGACAAGATGTTCATGTTCAGTGGCACCTTGGCCAGCACCTCCTTCCCAGCAGTCCTGCAACAGCCAATGAGAGCGGGAGCATCTCCAGGGTCTTCATCTCCAACTTCACAGACACCAGAGCTTTTCTCACATGCTGTGTCCTGGTGGGCCAATCATGCCAAAAGGTTGGAGGAGTGGAGATAAAATCTGGAT TTTCACCTTCAGTGCCTCAGAACCTTAGCTGTGTTACTAATCTCACTACACCAAGCACTCTGACATGTAGCTGGGACCCTGGGAAGAACACCCAACTGCCAACACAGTACACCCTTCACACAGAGATCAG CGACTTaccaaagagtgagagaaagaaaacgtATGAAATTCCACTGGGGGTCCATCACTTCACAATTCAACGTGGGGATTTTGTCCTGTTCTCGGATATGGAGATATTCGTAAGAGCCGTGAATGCTTTGGGACAAGCTACTTCAAAGCATCTGCTTCTGGAGCCTGTGGCGTCAG CAAAGTTTGACCCTCCAAACATTGTGGCCATTCAATCAGAGCCCAATAGTAATGGCTGTCTGAAGTTCTGTTGGAGTCTGTCTGATCAGCTATTGTGGGTACCTGAGACCGGATTAAACCTGGAAGTGCTACTGAAACCTGCAGACAAAGAGCGGTGGAATGAGAAAATG CTCCCAGCATCGACGAGTGTAATCCCAGTGACCCCTGTGATGCATGGTACACCTATAAAAGTATGTCGTCTACTCCATGGAAAGGAGTACCTAGCACGACTCCGAGTTCGATACAATCAGAGCCCCTGGAGCGAATGGAGTCACAGCCATGTTGGAGTCACACAAGAAAAGG CTCCTACTGGAAGACTTAACTTTTGGACAAAGGTATCTTGGGAGCAGAGCAAAAAGAATCTCACTGTGTGCTTGTTGTGGAAG CCGTCCAACCAGTTTCGTGCCAATAGTAAGAATGTGTCCTACATCGTCTCGTTCCTGAGAGCACGAGGGGAGAGAATCCAAGTGTGCTCGACATCAGCCAGCCGCTGTACTTTTCAGCTTCCCAGAGAAATCAGAAGAGTGTTTCTCAGTGCTGTGAATGCTGCAGGGAGGTCCATTCCAACGGAAGTGCCTGTGATTCTGAACAGAG CTCTGCCTGCAGTGTCAGATGTCAGTGTGATTTCTCATGGGGACGCATCTCTAATGGTAGAGTGGGCGAAGGTCTCGCCATCTGACATCACCGGATATGTGGTCGAGTGGAGACCCTTGTGTGAAAATGACCCACCCCCCATATTCTTTGACTGGAATGATAGAAATCAATCCAGCTTTGTCATATCAC AGGGCATTGAGCCGTATAGGCCTTATGGGATCTCTGTGTACGCAACGTATAAGCATGAGATTGGCATTTCTCGAACCATTGAAGCATACTCTAGACAAAAGG CCCCATCTGAAGCTCCAATTCTGAGGATAAGAAAGAACTGGCATCCACAAATTGAGCTGACCTGGGACGAAGTTCCTTTAAGCAAAAGAAATGGAATCATCCACAGCTACAAGATATTTTACTGGAAGAAACAGGGAAATGTTAATG TTGTGAATGGTGACCTAACACAAAGGACAGCGGTCTTAAATGAGATCAGCTCAACATCCTTCTTAGAAGCTTTTATCATGGTCAGCACATATGGAGGGAGTTTTAACGGGACAACAGTTCAGTTTGTCAAACCTGAGACCATAG ATGCCCTGGAAGTTGTCATGGCAGTGATTGTAGTTTGTGTTGGCGTGTCATTGTTTGTCATCTGTACAGCTTTAATCTGTCTCACAAAGCAGAAGCG GCTGAAGACCTGCTTTTGGCCCATGATCCCAGACCCAGCTAACAGCAGCATCAAGATGTGGACCACATCAGAAGAAATCCAG GATACTTCTCCAATCCAGGAATTACCCTCAGTCTGCCTATCTAATCTCAGTTTTATTGACATCCCCAACAAAATACTGGAGGAAGGGGGTGTACAGTTTAAAGATGACCCTTGGTTGGACTATGGAAGTGGCAACGATACCAGTGACCTAGGCGAGTCCATTTGTGGCTCACCACTCAGCCCTGGTTACTCCGGGTCACAACAAGAATCAGTTATATATGGCACTGTAATCTTTGTTGGTCCATATGCGAGCCAGCCAGCAAGTACGCCAGCatgccagccagctagtcagccagctagtcagccagcaGCTCAGCGAGAGGCCCAGTCTCCCAAATACTTGCGCTCAGAGTCCACTCAGCCACTTCTGTATGAAGAGGAGCCTGACAGCCCCAAGCcattcctggacacacacatctttaacCATGGGCTACCTAGTGAAGAGATGGCCTTTAGAGAGTGTCAAGATGGCGcccagggacagggaggggtgggctTTCTTTGGGAAGACTTTCCTTTGCTTCGAGCATTAACGATGAATGATGCTGAAAATGACATTTAA
- the mrps15 gene encoding small ribosomal subunit protein uS15m, producing the protein MFTSLALRGALKSASIVLRESGIISRLNGTTPGLPLKSGACLSHLIARPANIGTGSFSIQPVRNYARAARKRKPVFQSQLSDLPPTMLKMDYAVVPLAQTTDDLVKRILTLELASHSEKLRLKKEQLIAKVQRDESDRSSTEVKIALLTVRIRNYQEHLHKHAKDKANKRRMLMAIDSRKKMLKHLRMTRYDTFERVCQELDITYTFPPEYYRRITRRWLTKKALCIKVFKEVQKQKAELRKKIIKSSHTQADQPKITAAVPQ; encoded by the exons ATGTTCACAAGCTTGGCACTAAGGGGTGCTTTAAAATCGGCATCTATCGTTTTGCGAGAAAGTGGTATTATATCAAGACTAAATGGGACTACCCCAGGTCTCCCTTTGAAAAGTGGAGCATGTTTATCGCATTTGATTGCAAGGCCTGCAAACATTG GCACTGGAAGCTTTTCCATTCAGCCTGTTAGAAACTATGCCCGAGCTGCAAGGAAAAGGAAACCAG TGTTTCAAAGCCAGCTCAGTGATCTTCCTCCAACGATGTTGAAAATGGATTATGCGGTGGTTCCCCTTGCTCAAAC AACTGATGACCTGGTCAAGAGAATACTGACATTGGAACTAGCAAGCCAT AGTGAAAAGTTACGCTTGAAAAAGGAGCAGCTGATTGCAAAAGTCCAGAGGGATGAATCTGACCGCAGCTCCACCGAAGTCAAGA tTGCCCTTTTGACTGTGAGAATCAGGAACTATCAAGAGCACCTGCACAAACATgcaaag GACAAAGCTAACAAAAGGAGGATGTTGATGGCCATCGACAGCAGGAAGAAGATGCTGAAGCACCTGAGGATGACTCGCTATGACACTTTTGAACGTGTCTGCCAGGAGTTGGATATCACCtacacattcccccccgagtATTACAGGCGGATCACCCGACGCTGGCTGACCAAGAAAGCTCTCTGCATCAAG gtcTTTAAAGAGGTACAGAAACAGAAAGCAGAACTAAGGAAGAAAATTATCAAAtcttctcacacacaggctgaccAGCCAAAGATAACAGCTGCAGTACCCCAATAA